In a single window of the Bacteroidota bacterium genome:
- a CDS encoding lipoprotein signal peptidase has translation MFAAVKKALAIIFAVLCIDQGIKLWIKTHMTLGESYRTAGNWFHLHFVENPGMAFGLEFTEGATGKLVLSIFRILAVAGIAYYLFTLFKKQVRPLLIVCVSLILAGALGNIIDSAFYGMIFDKGTTYDPQLEMYLNYGGVAQLSSQGYSSFLHGCVVDMFYFPVYTGEWGGDEVIFFRPVFNIADASISIGVFLLIVFQRRLYGVQEQLSERKIFASNAFFGVVVFLITSFLSLTLLSMFGSTHPLGALTLTLAFLGSAAAGFGFFRMLQREPVYVPAVTETAETPAETASEPVNESGQVTPPSAGENTPPAEDSQP, from the coding sequence CCGTATTGTGTATCGACCAGGGAATTAAGCTCTGGATCAAAACACACATGACACTTGGCGAATCATACCGCACTGCGGGCAACTGGTTTCATCTGCACTTTGTAGAAAATCCCGGCATGGCTTTCGGTCTCGAATTTACAGAAGGTGCCACCGGTAAACTTGTGCTCAGCATTTTCCGTATTCTGGCCGTTGCCGGTATTGCCTATTACCTTTTTACACTCTTTAAAAAACAGGTACGCCCGCTGCTCATCGTGTGCGTATCACTTATTCTGGCCGGGGCACTGGGCAATATTATCGACAGTGCGTTTTACGGAATGATTTTCGACAAAGGCACTACCTACGATCCGCAGCTTGAAATGTATCTCAACTACGGCGGTGTGGCCCAACTCAGCAGTCAGGGCTACAGTTCGTTTTTGCACGGCTGTGTGGTGGATATGTTCTACTTCCCCGTGTACACCGGCGAATGGGGCGGCGACGAAGTAATTTTCTTCCGTCCGGTATTCAACATTGCCGATGCGTCTATTTCTATCGGCGTGTTTCTGCTTATCGTGTTTCAGCGTCGTTTGTACGGCGTACAGGAGCAACTGAGCGAACGTAAGATTTTCGCTTCAAACGCATTCTTCGGCGTAGTGGTTTTTCTGATCACCTCGTTCCTTTCGCTCACACTGCTCAGTATGTTTGGCAGCACACATCCGCTTGGTGCGCTTACACTTACACTGGCCTTTCTTGGTTCGGCAGCGGCAGGCTTTGGCTTTTTCCGTATGCTTCAGCGCGAACCCGTGTACGTACCCGCAGTGACCGAAACAGCCGAAACCCCAGCCGAAACGGCATCGGAGCCTGTAAACGAAAGCGGGCAGGTTACTCCGCCAAGCGCCGGCGAAAACACACCGCCGGCTGAAGATAGTCAGCCATAA